In a single window of the Aquarana catesbeiana isolate 2022-GZ linkage group LG13, ASM4218655v1, whole genome shotgun sequence genome:
- the LOC141117039 gene encoding transgelin-2-like, with the protein MFFLAKTPTTNTYKMANKGPSYGLSREDQLKIDQKYDPELENILVQWISAQCNNKVGEPEEAGQIGFQKWLKDGVILCYLINSLAPGSVSKIQSSNLPFKQIEQVSQFLKACEKYGIAAADQFQTADLWEGKDMTRVQQTLKNLGSLAVTKGDGHFKGDPNWFPKKSMEIKRGFTQDKLKEGQSVIGL; encoded by the exons ATGTTTTTTCTTGCAAAAACCCCAACTACCAACACTTACAAAATGGCAAACAAAGGACCATCCTATGGACTGAGCAGAGAAGACCAGTTGAAGATTGACCAGAAGTACGACCCGGAGCTGGAGAACATCCTGGTGCAATGGATTAGTGCTCAGTGCAACAATAAGGTTGGCGAACCGGAGGAGGCTGGGCAAATTGGCTTTCAGAAGTGGTTGAAGGATGGCGTG ATCTTGTGTTATCTGATTAACTCCCTTGCTCCGGGTTCAGTGAGCAAAATCCAGTCCTCCAATCTGCCCTTTAAACAGATCGAGCAGGTGTCCCAGTTCCTGAAGGCCTGCGAGAAATATGGAATAGCGGCTGCTGACCAATTCCAGACCGCCGATTTGTGGGAAG GAAAAGACATGACCAGGGTCCAGCAAACTTTGAAGAACTTGGGTAGTTTAGCCGTTACAAAGGGCGACGGACATTTCAAAGGAGACCCCAACTGGTTCCCCAA GAAATCCATGGAGATCAAGCGTGGATTCACTCAAGACAAACTAAAAGAAGGGCAAAGCGTCATCGGTCTGTAG